In Glycine max cultivar Williams 82 chromosome 7, Glycine_max_v4.0, whole genome shotgun sequence, a single window of DNA contains:
- the LOC100803705 gene encoding DUF21 domain-containing protein At4g14240 — MRAVSALMVARMLTRDHSLPVLGNESIPFGSVWWFAYAGVSCFLVLFAGIMSGLTLGLMSLGLVDLEILERSGSPAEKMQAAIILPVVKKQHQLLVTLLLCNAVAMEALPLYLDKLFNQFVAIILSVTFVLFFGEVIPQAICSRYGLAVGANFAWLVRILMIICYPVSYPVGKVLDHLLGHNEALFRRAQLKALVSIHGQEAGKGGELTHDETTIISGALDLTEKTAEEAMTPIESTFSLDVNSKLDWEAMGKVLARGHSRVPVYSGNPRNIIGLLLVKSLLTVRPETETPVSAVSIRRIPRVPSDMPLYDILNEFQKGSSHMAAVVKARGKGKETPQIIDEEKNEENKSIGGDSQLTTPLLQKQDAKSGSVVVDIVKPSKPSSINKLSVLQRSDSTTNGPSSENIEDGEVIGIITLEDVFEELLQEEIVDETDEYVDVHKRIRVAAAAAASSVARAPSSRRLTSQKGAGIQSKPGQAPKKSAEENGLNSTKQ; from the exons ATGAGGGCAGTAAGTGCGTTAATGGTGGCTCGGATGTTGACGCGGGACCACTCGCTCCCTGTCCTTGGCAACGAAAGCATACCCTTCGGATCGGTGTGGTGGTTCGCCTATGCCGGCGTCTCCTGTTTCCTCGTCCTCTTCGCTGGCATCATGTCCGGTCTCACCCTCGGACTCATGTCTCTGGGCCTCGTGGACCTCGAGATCCTCGAACGCAGTGGTTCTCCTGCCGAGAAAATGCAAGCTG CGATTATACTTCCTGTGGTTAAAAAACAACACCAGCTTCTTGTCACCCTACTTCTCTGTAATGCTGTTGCCATGGAg GCTCTGCCGTTATACCTAGATAAACTATTCAATCAGTTTGTTGCTATCATTCTCTCTGTAACTTTCGTTCTGTTTTTCGGGGAG GTTATTCCACAAGCAATTTGTAGTAGATATGGTCTTGCTGTAGGTGCCAACTTTGCATGGCTAGTGCGGATTTTAATGATTATCTGTTACCCAGTTTCTTATCCAGTTGGAAAG GTTCTGGATCACCTATTGGGGCATAATGAGGCTTTATTTAGGCGAGCTCAGTTAAAAGCCCTTGTCTCCATTCACGGCCAGGAG GCCGGGAAAGGTGGTGAGCTTACACATGATGAAACAACAATTATCAGTGGAGCACTCGATTTGACTGAAAAG ACTGCTGAGGAGGCTATGACTCCTATTGAATCGACATTTTCTTTGGATGTTAATTCAAAGTTGGATTG GGAAGCAATGGGAAAAGTTCTTGCTCGCGGGCACAGCCGAGTTCCTGTCTATTCTGGAAATCCAAGGAATATTATTGGGCTTCTACTG GTCAAAAGTCTTCTTACTGTACGACCAGAAACAGAGACACCTGTCAGTGCTGTATCCATCCGGAGAATTCCACG GGTTCCATCAGATATGCCTCTCTATGATATACTAAATGAGTTCCAAAAGGGAAGTAGTCATATGGCTGCTGTTGTTAAGGCTAGGGGAAAAGGCAAAGAAACTCCACAAATCATtgatgaagagaaaaatgaagaaaacaaaagcatTGGTGGGGATTCACAGTTGACCACTCCGTTGCTACAGAAGCAGGATGCAAAATCAGGAAGTGTTGTTGTTGACATAGTCAAGCCTTCAAAGCCTTCCAGCATTAATAAGCTGTCTGTTTTGCAACGTAGTGATAGCACAACAAATGGTCCCTCTTCAGAAAATATTGAAGATGGTGAAGTGATTGGTATTATCACTTTAGAAGATGTATTTGAAGAACTTCTGCAA GAAGAAATTGTTGATGAGACAGATGAATATGTGGATGTTCATAAGAG aATACGTGTTGCTGCAGCTGCAGCTGCTTCCTCAGTGGCCCGAGCTCCATCATCGCGAAGGTTGACTAGCCAGAAGGGAGCA GGAATCCAAAGTAAGCCAGGGCAAGCTCCAAAGAAATCTGCAGAGGAAAATGGATTGAACTCTACAAAGCAATAA